In the Aristaeella hokkaidonensis genome, ACCCGTCCACTCCATTCTGCAATGGATGCTCCGTTCTGCAATCCGAAAATGACTGCCCGGCCCCGCGGACACTTTTCAGGGCCTTTCCGGAACACAAATGATTATATACCATATGCTGCTCCGTTACAAGGAGCCCGGATCGCCGCGTTTTTGATCAATAGCAGGAATTGACACCCGGATCTGCGGACGATATCATCTTGCTGTTAGTTAATTCTAACCTTATTATATATAAGGAGGACCCTTTTGATGAAAATGCTCCGTTCCCTTCTCGCCCTGATGCTGGTGCTGTCCCTGGCCGCCTGCGCCGGCTGCGCCCTGGCCGGCAAAACGCTCGAGGGCGATGCCAACGTGGATCAACGCTGCTACCCTTCCACCACACCCTTTATCCATCCGCCCTTCTACAACGTGAAGCTTTCCGTGGAAGTTGATGACAACGGCGTCATCACCTCCGTGAAGGACAACGGCACCGGCGCCGCCGGCTCCGTGCAGAAAGGCAATGAGGAATTCTGGGAAAAGAAGAACAAGCCCTATTTTGACGCCGCCGTCAACGGTGGCTTGCTGGACAAGTTTGTCGGCAAAACCGTCGATGAAGTCAAAGCCATGGACATGACCGCGGGAATGGATGCCGTTTCCGGCGCCACCATGGTCAGCGCCGCCGCGCAGGAAGCCGTGATCAACGCCTTTGAAGGTAAAGCCGGCAAAACCTTCCTGGCTGTGGAAGGCTCCGCCCTCCCCTTTGAAAAGCTCGATGGAAATACCGTCACCCTTTCCAATGCCCTGCCGGAGGATTTTGACCTCCAGGTTCTGGATATCCGCTGGGGCGTCCGCAATGAGGAAATCGTTCCCGCCGACAGCTACACCGTGGAAATC is a window encoding:
- a CDS encoding FMN-binding protein, yielding MKMLRSLLALMLVLSLAACAGCALAGKTLEGDANVDQRCYPSTTPFIHPPFYNVKLSVEVDDNGVITSVKDNGTGAAGSVQKGNEEFWEKKNKPYFDAAVNGGLLDKFVGKTVDEVKAMDMTAGMDAVSGATMVSAAAQEAVINAFEGKAGKTFLAVEGSALPFEKLDGNTVTLSNALPEDFDLQVLDIRWGVRNEEIVPADSYTVEIADGKVSITFSDIAALKAGYYYVNVVDATAKYRSPSFEGGPAAAQAPYFIIDSGLSADDISFDGKAVTLASGSMADFLQNIQHVQILAEGAEKAAEQEIVGHHGTVGNFIALDENGVLNADGVVKARNGDESPLFEAGTQYTVTVAAFGYPELVFPYTKP